In Mytilus galloprovincialis chromosome 1, xbMytGall1.hap1.1, whole genome shotgun sequence, the following are encoded in one genomic region:
- the LOC143080876 gene encoding dynein axonemal heavy chain 3-like isoform X1, giving the protein MATQENDSTDIEVVLKDLKKINKGSLTELKSFAHPPQLVKKVMEAVCILLGRTPSWEQSKKLLSDVNTLMQQIQNYNKDNIPPEVITKIRNEYTSDPEFSVAQAKNVSGAIWKLCSWVIAMEKYDNLKKSADGK; this is encoded by the exons ATGGCTACACAGGAAAATGATTCTACAGATATCGAAGTCGTTCTTAAAGATCTCAAAAAG ATAAACAAAGGTTCTCTTACAGAGCTTAAATCATTTGCACATCCACCACAACTAGTTAAAAAGGTCATGGAGGCAGTATGCATTTTGCTTGGTAGGACTCCGTCATGGGAACAGTCGAAGAAATTACTTAGTGATGTAAATACGTTAATGCAGCAGATTCAGAATTATAACAAGGATAACATACCT CCGGAAGTAATAACAAAGATACGCAATGAATATACAAGTGATCCGGAGTTTAGTGTTGCACAAGCAAAGAATGTGTCAGGGGCGATATGGAAATTATGTTCATGGGTTATTGCTATGGAAAAATATGATAATCTTAAGAAATCTGCCGATGGAAAATAA
- the LOC143080876 gene encoding dynein axonemal heavy chain 3-like isoform X2 — MATQENNSTDIEVVLKDLKKINKGSLTELKSFAHPPQLVKKVMEAVCILLGRTPSWEQSKKLLSDVNTLMQQIQNYNKDNIPPEVITKIRNEYTSDPEFSVAQAKNVSGAIWKLCSWVIAMEKYDNLKKSADGK; from the exons ATGGCTACACAGGAAAATAATTCTACAGATATCGAAGTCGTTCTTAAAGATCTTAAAAAG ATAAACAAAGGTTCTCTTACAGAGCTTAAATCATTTGCACATCCACCACAACTAGTTAAAAAGGTCATGGAGGCAGTATGCATTTTGCTTGGTAGGACTCCGTCATGGGAACAGTCGAAGAAATTACTTAGTGATGTAAATACGTTAATGCAGCAGATTCAGAATTATAACAAGGATAACATACCT CCGGAAGTAATAACAAAGATACGCAATGAATATACAAGTGATCCGGAGTTTAGTGTTGCACAAGCAAAGAATGTGTCAGGGGCGATATGGAAATTATGTTCATGGGTTATTGCTATGGAAAAATATGATAATCTTAAGAAATCTGCCGATGGAAAATAA